From Thunnus albacares chromosome 22, fThuAlb1.1, whole genome shotgun sequence, the proteins below share one genomic window:
- the LOC122973710 gene encoding C-type mannose receptor 2-like → MAKMQWSQFLLILMGSFLTCQQYEYHFIEEKKTWYDARKYCRENYTDLATVYDMTDVTRLCKSKENQQDAWIGLHNMPGIENTKWHWSLPGVEYDATERKWCRGQLRVERCFLILDWIIHFYCNPFPCTKTHGFICYDGKKPHKKFHVIQISMTWQKAQSHCREKHTDLVSGLNQLEDKELIREIQQYPFRRYWVGDTWMWSDQSPSSFRHWDHNYFVIKPDKEKCAVTMMDETGRWKTDDCGEEKSFFCYDDKVILIRENKTWEEALYYCREKYRDLVSITNLHQQRWVEERAKRADSLYIWLGLRYTCTLDFWFWVSDEVVSHENWDSDGQKDECDMSGAMKREGHKWFSRHDNEKYNFICAL, encoded by the exons AT GGCAAAGATGCAGTGGAGTCAGTTTCTGCTCATTCTGATGG gTTCCTTCTTAACATGTCAACAATATGAGTACCACTTTATTGAAGAGAAAAAGACCTGGTATGATGCCCGGAAGTACTGCAGAGAGAACTATACAGACCTGGCCACAGTGTATGACATGACAGACGTGACACGACTCTGTAAGTCTAAAGAGAATCAACAGGATGCCTGGATTGGGCTGCACAACATGCCAGGCATAGAAAACACCAAGTGGCACTGGTCTCTGCCAGGGGTGGAGTATGATGCAACTGAGAGAAAATGGTGTCGTGGACAACTAAGGGTTGAGAGATGTTTTCTGATACTTGACTGGATTATTCACTTTTATTGCAATCCTTTCCCTTGTACTAAGACACATGGATTTATCTGCTATGATG GAAAGAAGCCACACAAAAAATTCCACGTGATTCAAATATCAATGACATGGCAAAAGGCTCAGAGCCACTGCAGGGAAAAACACACGGACCTGGTCAGTGGACTCAACCAGCTAGAAGACAAAGAGCTAATAAGAGAGATACAACAATATCCTTTTCGTAGGTATTGGGTCGGAGATACCTGGATGTGGTCAGATCAGAGTCCTTCCTCTTTCAGACACTGGGATCACAACTATTTTGTCATTAAGCcagacaaagagaaatgtgCAGTGACCATGATGGATGAAACAGGCAGATGGAAGACTGATGACTGTGGTGAAGAAAAATCCTTTTTCTGCTATGACG ATAAAGTGATCCTGATCAGAGAAAATAAGACCTGGGAGGAGGCCTTGTATTACTGCAGAGAGAAATACCGTGACCTGGTCTCCATCACTAACCTTCACCAGCAGAGATGGGTCGAAGAGAGAGCCAAGAGGGCTGATAGTCTCTACATCTGGCTGGGACTACGCTACACCTGCACTCTGGATTTCTGGTTCTGGGTCAGTGATGAGGTCGTCTCCCATGAGAACTGGGACTCAGATGGACAGAAGGATGAGTGTGACATGTCTGGAGCCATGAAGAGAGAAGGACATAAGTGGTTCAGTCGGCATGATAATGAGAAGTATAATTTCATCTGTGCTCTTTAG
- the LOC122973711 gene encoding secretory phospholipase A2 receptor-like translates to MQVRQSFVGNDESYVLIIKHNSHLYLVVIPCTEKHGFICYDEKKPHKKFYLINKYTTWLEAQSHCREHHTDLVSGLNQLEDEELKEEIKNTYFREYWVGLFRDNWMWSDGSPSSFRHWDHIGNHQTIRKCAMTMLDKTGRWKTDDCREKKSFFCYDDKVILINENKTWEEALYYCRENHRDLVSITNHHQQRLVKEKAKKADSPFVWLGLRYTCTLDFWFWVSDEVVSYKNWASPGQKDECDMSGAMDRGGQHQWISQHDNEKYNFICSKF, encoded by the exons ATGCAAGTGAGGCAATCATTTGTTGGAAATGATGAGAGCTATGTGCTGATAATTAAACATAATAGTCACTTATACTTGGTGGTTATCCCTTGTACTGAGAAACATGGATTTATCTGCTATGATG AAAAGAAGCCACACAAAAAATTCTATTTGATTAACAAATACACGACGTGGCTAGAGGCTCAGAGCCACTGCAGAGAACATCACACGGACCTGGTCAGCGGGCTCAACCAGTTAGAAGACGAAGagctaaaggaagagataaaaaacacttatttcagAGAATATTGGGTCGGCCTGTTCAGAGATAATTGGATGTGGTCAGATGGGAGTCCGTCCTCTTTCAGACACTGGGATCACATTGGTAATCACCAAACCATACGGAAATGTGCAATGACCATGTTGGATAAAACAGGCAGATGGAAGACTGACGACTGTcgtgaaaaaaaatccttcttctGCTATGACG ATAAAGTGATCCTGATCAACGAAAACAAGACCTGGGAGGAGGCCTTGTATTACTGCAGAGAGAACCACCGTGACCTGGTCTCCATCACTAACCATCACCAGCAAAGATTGGTCAAAGAGAAAGCCAAGAAGGCTGACAGTCCCTTCGTCTGGCTGGGACTACGCTACACCTGCACTCTGGATTTCTGGTTCTGGGTCAGTGACGAGGTCGTCTCCTATAAGAACTGGGCCTCACCTGGACAGAAGGATGAGTGTGACATGTCTGGAGCCATGGACAGAGGAGGACAACATCAGTGGATCAGTCAGCATGATAATGAGAAGTATAATTTCATCTGTTCCAAGTTTTAA